A window from Ureaplasma parvum serovar 3 str. ATCC 27815 encodes these proteins:
- a CDS encoding HD domain-containing protein yields the protein MVKNFFIKDPIHGLITFDEQYEWAYELIKTKEFWRLNNIKQLGSSWSIFPSATHTRFTHCIGVFQVTRKLLDSLKFIKSDTHDLINNKKIVCAAALLHDIGHGPFSHTFEYATNYNHEKIGQMIITNPKSEINKILIKHNINPVDVANIIDHKSKKMWMQQVISSQIDADRLDYLPRDSHFTGTKYGNIDYDNIFKKAIVFNDQLCFSKHSWNALENILISRWSMFENVYLNKTPTTYDILMKKTLARVHFLYQKQKKYIFKNSQLLTILKPWLDNESWDITTVQNLDDYSFTALMRSFANEHDFILKTLATNWLQNKDFVTFEYEYGKDKSKDQKIIHKKYFYETITSNKQIYDFNEPVFLYTENKNNDIKLLKLEDKSLIIAALKSIKQPRIKKWIFYYKPLK from the coding sequence ATGGTAAAAAATTTTTTTATAAAAGATCCTATTCATGGTTTAATTACGTTTGATGAACAATATGAATGAGCTTATGAATTAATTAAAACAAAAGAGTTCTGGCGTTTAAATAATATAAAGCAATTAGGATCAAGTTGATCAATTTTCCCAAGTGCTACTCATACACGTTTTACTCATTGTATTGGTGTTTTCCAAGTTACAAGAAAACTTTTAGATTCATTAAAATTCATTAAATCTGATACACACGATTTAATAAATAATAAAAAGATTGTTTGTGCTGCAGCCTTATTACATGATATTGGTCATGGTCCTTTTTCCCATACTTTTGAATATGCAACAAATTATAATCATGAAAAAATTGGTCAAATGATTATTACTAATCCTAAAAGTGAAATTAATAAAATTTTAATTAAACATAATATCAATCCAGTTGATGTTGCTAATATAATTGATCATAAATCCAAAAAAATGTGAATGCAACAGGTTATTTCATCTCAAATTGATGCAGATCGTTTAGATTATTTGCCACGTGATTCTCATTTTACAGGAACCAAGTATGGAAATATAGACTATGATAATATCTTTAAAAAGGCAATAGTTTTTAACGATCAATTATGTTTTTCAAAACACTCTTGAAACGCTTTAGAAAACATTTTAATTTCTCGTTGGAGTATGTTTGAAAATGTTTATTTAAATAAAACACCAACAACCTATGATATTTTAATGAAAAAGACTTTAGCAAGAGTGCATTTTTTATACCAAAAACAAAAAAAATATATATTCAAAAATTCACAATTATTAACAATTTTAAAACCATGATTAGATAATGAATCTTGAGATATTACTACTGTTCAAAATTTAGATGATTATTCATTTACAGCTTTAATGCGATCGTTTGCTAATGAACATGATTTTATTTTAAAAACTTTAGCAACAAATTGGTTACAAAATAAAGATTTTGTAACTTTTGAATATGAATATGGTAAAGATAAATCAAAAGATCAAAAGATTATTCATAAAAAATATTTTTATGAAACTATTACTTCAAATAAACAAATTTATGATTTTAATGAACCGGTTTTTTTATATACAGAAAACAAAAATAATGATATTAAATTATTAAAACTTGAAGATAAGAGTTTAATAATTGCTGCTTTAAAATCAATTAAACAACCACGAATAAAAAAATGAATTTTTTACTATAAACCTTTAAAATAA
- the rsmA gene encoding 16S rRNA (adenine(1518)-N(6)/adenine(1519)-N(6))-dimethyltransferase RsmA: MNKSFIKNKLKQESFVPSKKMGQNFLLSNNIKNKIVDVANINKDDLILEIGPGWGAITEILVQKTNILIAIELDKRLYAHLKTYIKTSNFHIINNDVLCVDLDNLILDYNNTQKIQKIKVVANLPYAISSKIVLKIIQSKLINDAYIMVQKEMAERIGAKVNTRGYNAFTVLVQLFCKTKILFEVNAKEFHPQPKVQSAVIHLENLHNSVNFNIEELGKFLRICFLNKRKKLKNNLSNIYDIKIINQMFIDYNLDMNLRAENIEPKMFLKLFNYLNR; encoded by the coding sequence TTGAATAAATCATTCATTAAAAATAAACTCAAGCAAGAAAGTTTTGTTCCATCAAAAAAAATGGGGCAAAACTTCTTATTGTCTAATAACATAAAAAATAAAATTGTAGATGTGGCGAATATTAATAAAGATGATCTTATATTAGAAATTGGTCCAGGGTGAGGAGCAATTACTGAAATTCTTGTACAAAAAACAAATATTTTAATTGCTATTGAATTAGATAAAAGACTATATGCACACTTAAAAACATACATAAAAACAAGTAATTTTCATATAATAAATAATGATGTATTATGTGTAGATTTAGATAATTTGATTTTAGATTACAATAATACTCAAAAAATTCAAAAAATTAAAGTTGTTGCAAATCTTCCATATGCAATATCTTCAAAGATAGTTTTAAAAATTATTCAATCAAAATTAATTAATGATGCTTATATTATGGTTCAAAAAGAAATGGCTGAACGAATTGGTGCTAAAGTAAATACACGTGGTTATAATGCTTTTACTGTTTTAGTACAATTATTCTGTAAAACAAAAATTCTATTCGAAGTTAATGCTAAAGAATTTCATCCCCAACCTAAAGTTCAAAGTGCTGTCATTCATCTTGAAAATCTTCATAATAGTGTGAATTTTAATATTGAAGAATTAGGTAAATTTTTACGGATTTGTTTTTTAAATAAACGAAAAAAGTTAAAAAATAACTTATCTAATATTTATGATATTAAAATAATTAATCAAATGTTTATTGATTATAATTTAGATATGAATTTACGAGCTGAAAACATTGAACCAAAAATGTTTCTAAAACTCTTTAATTATTTGAATAGATAA
- the rpoE gene encoding DNA-directed RNA polymerase subunit delta: MSRQLVDIAYNAIKNNKIYNKKPFTFDDIINEIVKNSNVNLVEVNSQLGVLYTTLIQDTRFISIGDLEWNLRERLSLDEITKINNAMYEVGLYKDSDREEDEHEIVKNDKLTQSKEQEESDEVSSLSDFVGYEDEDEEFKNNNTSNKDEIEDEEELEEEE; encoded by the coding sequence ATGAGCCGTCAATTAGTTGATATTGCTTATAATGCAATAAAAAATAATAAAATTTATAACAAAAAACCATTTACTTTTGATGATATTATTAATGAAATTGTCAAGAATAGTAATGTAAATTTAGTAGAAGTTAATTCACAATTAGGTGTTTTATATACAACTTTAATACAAGATACACGTTTTATTTCAATTGGAGATTTAGAATGAAATTTACGTGAACGATTATCACTAGATGAAATTACAAAAATTAATAACGCTATGTATGAAGTTGGTTTATACAAAGATAGTGACCGTGAAGAAGATGAACATGAAATTGTTAAAAATGATAAATTAACACAATCAAAAGAACAAGAGGAAAGTGATGAAGTAAGCTCTTTATCTGATTTTGTTGGCTACGAAGATGAAGATGAAGAATTTAAAAATAATAATACTTCTAATAAAGATGAAATAGAAGACGAAGAGGAATTAGAAGAGGAAGAATAA
- the yidC gene encoding membrane protein insertase YidC codes for MSSVDKQNLTNRMRISVSHFAGASNANSIKKERKKKIFNVLLKVFKIIVYAFFLGIGLYGCFQNMANHWTINSTIVGNGFELGFHVDPILGANDIRFDLIYSGTGPWYPMSDFSFDYGPFYALFVWPIAQILLHFMYATRDWPAGLNAILGLIIILLIIRVITMLISARATIQTERISEIQGKIAEINAKYKDAKDMQSRQKKQMETKELYQKHNVKPLAPFESMIITLPIFLIIYRVVTILRPLKFISIFYIWDLSATPISEIFSNFTTSGWPYIFFLLIIIPVQILSQKIPQLLARKRNRNATTVGAKNKQQLKRVRMTQNIIAIVLAVVVAISASGIGLYWFFNAIFTILQSYIIHVIIMKRRSNSATRIESKLAKLGIS; via the coding sequence ATGTCATCTGTTGATAAACAAAATTTAACAAATAGAATGCGGATTTCTGTTTCACATTTTGCTGGAGCATCGAATGCAAATTCGATAAAAAAAGAACGTAAGAAAAAAATTTTTAATGTTTTATTAAAAGTTTTTAAAATCATCGTTTATGCATTTTTCTTAGGTATTGGCTTATATGGTTGTTTCCAAAATATGGCAAACCACTGAACAATTAATTCTACTATTGTTGGTAATGGTTTTGAATTAGGATTTCATGTTGATCCTATTCTTGGTGCTAATGACATTCGTTTTGATTTAATTTATTCTGGAACAGGTCCTTGATATCCAATGTCTGATTTTTCATTTGATTATGGTCCTTTCTATGCTTTATTTGTTTGGCCAATTGCACAAATTTTATTACATTTTATGTATGCAACGAGAGATTGACCAGCAGGTTTAAATGCTATTTTAGGATTAATTATCATTTTATTAATTATTCGTGTGATTACAATGTTGATCTCAGCACGTGCAACTATCCAAACAGAAAGAATTTCTGAAATTCAAGGAAAAATTGCAGAAATTAATGCAAAATATAAAGACGCAAAAGATATGCAGTCTCGTCAAAAAAAACAAATGGAAACAAAAGAGTTATATCAAAAACATAACGTTAAACCTTTAGCTCCTTTTGAAAGTATGATTATTACATTGCCGATCTTTTTAATTATTTATCGTGTTGTTACAATTTTAAGACCACTTAAGTTTATTAGTATTTTTTATATTTGAGACTTATCAGCAACACCTATTTCTGAAATTTTTTCAAATTTCACAACTTCAGGATGACCTTATATTTTCTTCTTATTAATTATTATTCCAGTACAAATCTTATCCCAAAAAATACCACAACTATTAGCTAGAAAACGTAATCGTAATGCCACAACTGTTGGTGCTAAAAATAAACAACAGTTAAAACGTGTACGAATGACACAAAACATTATTGCAATTGTTTTAGCTGTTGTAGTAGCAATTTCTGCTTCCGGGATTGGTTTATACTGATTCTTCAATGCGATCTTTACTATTCTGCAATCGTATATCATTCATGTTATTATTATGAAACGCCGTTCAAACAGTGCCACAAGAATTGAATCAAAACTTGCTAAATTAGGAATTAGCTAA
- a CDS encoding 4-(cytidine 5'-diphospho)-2-C-methyl-D-erythritol kinase codes for MKVKSFAKIDLGYSVYKKQKNFTKHDFESIFILVENIYDDIEITKIEKNIDDVHYYNETNEIYVYSRLVHKTLEWIRHTYHIKNHYRINIKKRIPIGAGLGGGSSNAAAIMKYILEFEGIKEINYKDVVNKLGADIPFFLSGYKTAYISDYGSVLEDLTGQFKLNYEVYLMNVNVNTKIVFEKFDDNSWHVIKNNFKTIIKNLKENIVVNIHNDLQEYCFELYPNIKYKYNELLSDGFYTILSGAGSSFIRIKLKNKEDLIINEN; via the coding sequence ATGAAAGTAAAGTCATTCGCAAAAATTGATTTAGGATATAGTGTTTATAAAAAACAAAAGAATTTTACAAAACACGATTTTGAATCAATTTTTATACTTGTTGAAAATATTTATGACGATATTGAAATTACTAAAATAGAAAAAAATATTGATGATGTTCATTACTACAATGAAACCAATGAAATTTATGTTTATAGCCGTTTAGTTCATAAGACATTAGAATGGATTCGTCATACTTATCATATTAAAAATCATTATCGAATTAATATTAAAAAAAGAATTCCAATTGGTGCAGGCTTAGGTGGTGGTTCATCAAACGCTGCAGCCATTATGAAATATATTCTAGAATTTGAGGGTATTAAAGAAATTAATTATAAAGATGTTGTTAATAAATTAGGTGCTGATATTCCCTTTTTTTTATCAGGCTATAAAACAGCTTATATAAGTGATTACGGAAGTGTTTTAGAGGATTTGACTGGTCAATTTAAATTAAATTATGAAGTTTATTTAATGAATGTTAATGTAAATACAAAAATTGTTTTTGAAAAATTTGATGATAATTCATGACATGTTATTAAAAATAATTTTAAAACAATTATTAAAAATTTAAAAGAAAATATTGTAGTTAACATACATAATGATCTACAAGAATACTGTTTTGAGCTATACCCTAATATTAAATACAAATATAATGAATTATTATCCGATGGTTTTTATACAATTTTAAGTGGTGCAGGTAGTTCATTTATTCGCATAAAATTAAAAAATAAGGAAGATTTAATTATTAATGAAAATTAG
- the ychF gene encoding redox-regulated ATPase YchF — protein sequence MSLSAGLVGLPNVGKSTLFNTITNSRVEAANYPFATIEPNIGIVNINDPRLKRLASLVVPDKIVPTTFKFVDIAGLVKGASQGEGLGNQFLNNIRDVDAICHVVRCFDDKSITHVHNKIDALSDIHVINYELILSDLDIIEKRISRIKKKADSGDKDARREYLILFNIEEALKKGQLASSVKLTKEELKIINSFNLITLKPILYIANISENEISNPDLNKEYLKVKKYAQDNDARCVALSAKIEYEISILDEESKSIFIQDLGIKTTGLDEIVKQTYDLLNLKTYFTYGKQEVRAWTFINGMSAPECAGIIHSDFEKGFIKAEIMHYDDLISLGSEQAVKEAGKIRMEGKSYLMKDGDICNFRFNVTK from the coding sequence ATGTCGTTATCAGCAGGTCTTGTTGGTTTGCCAAACGTTGGTAAATCCACATTATTTAATACAATTACAAATTCTAGAGTTGAGGCAGCTAATTATCCTTTTGCAACTATCGAACCAAATATTGGAATTGTTAATATTAATGATCCGCGTTTAAAACGATTAGCAAGCTTAGTTGTGCCTGATAAAATTGTGCCGACCACTTTCAAATTTGTTGATATTGCAGGTCTTGTTAAAGGCGCTTCGCAAGGTGAAGGACTAGGAAACCAATTTTTAAATAATATTCGCGATGTTGATGCTATTTGTCATGTCGTTCGCTGTTTTGATGATAAATCTATTACTCATGTTCATAATAAAATTGACGCATTATCTGATATTCATGTTATTAATTATGAATTAATATTATCTGACCTTGATATTATTGAAAAACGAATTAGTCGTATTAAAAAAAAGGCTGATTCTGGCGATAAAGATGCTAGAAGAGAATATCTTATTTTATTTAACATTGAAGAAGCTTTAAAAAAGGGTCAATTAGCATCAAGTGTTAAATTAACCAAAGAAGAATTGAAAATCATTAATTCTTTCAATTTAATAACTTTAAAACCAATTTTATATATTGCAAATATTTCAGAAAATGAGATTTCAAATCCTGATTTAAATAAAGAATATTTAAAAGTAAAAAAGTATGCTCAAGATAATGATGCTAGATGCGTTGCTTTGTCAGCAAAAATTGAATATGAAATTAGCATTTTAGATGAAGAATCAAAATCAATATTTATTCAAGATTTAGGTATTAAAACAACAGGATTAGATGAAATTGTAAAGCAAACCTATGATTTATTAAATTTAAAAACTTATTTTACATATGGAAAACAAGAAGTACGTGCTTGAACATTTATAAACGGAATGAGTGCGCCTGAATGTGCAGGAATTATTCATAGCGATTTTGAAAAAGGTTTTATTAAAGCTGAAATTATGCATTATGATGATTTAATATCATTAGGAAGTGAGCAAGCTGTGAAAGAAGCGGGAAAAATAAGAATGGAGGGAAAGTCATATTTAATGAAAGATGGCGATATTTGCAATTTTAGATTCAATGTGACAAAATAA
- the gltX gene encoding glutamate--tRNA ligase, with protein sequence MKIRTRYAPSPTGYLHIGGARTALFNYLLAKAYGGDFIIRIEDTDIERNVEGGINSQLDFLAWMGIIPDESIRNPKAFGPYIQSEKLKHYEKLALDLVDQKKAYFCFCSKEQLDADRELAEKSHQTPKYKRHCLNLDKKTIESNLLQNKEYTIRLKINENMEYSWDDLIRGKISIPGSALTDPVILKSNKIAMYNFAVVIDDYEMQISHVIRGEEHISNTPYQLAIAQALNYDITKIKYGHLSIIVDETGKKLSKRNLSLKQFVSDYEKDGYWPHAITNFVALLGWSPKNNDEIMSLETMIKNFDINNLSKSPAFFDINKMNWFSTQYFNNITQEEFINFIKKHSLTKELVLNDYTFINKCLLFKSHIINLKQLIDLVIEQFNCDKKVLASDVDYIKKNQLITVVRVFYEQLIINDEFNEEFIKEIIKKVQIITNNKGANLYMPIRIATTFSSHGPELAKTICYLGREKVLKNLINILKILD encoded by the coding sequence ATGAAAATTAGAACACGTTATGCTCCATCACCAACCGGTTATTTACATATTGGAGGAGCGCGAACAGCTTTATTTAATTATTTACTAGCAAAAGCTTATGGTGGGGATTTTATTATTCGTATTGAAGATACTGATATTGAAAGAAATGTGGAAGGGGGAATTAATTCCCAACTAGATTTTTTAGCATGAATGGGTATTATTCCAGACGAATCAATTCGTAATCCTAAAGCTTTTGGCCCATATATCCAATCTGAAAAATTAAAACATTATGAAAAATTAGCATTAGATCTAGTTGATCAAAAAAAAGCTTATTTTTGTTTTTGTAGTAAAGAACAATTAGATGCAGATCGCGAATTAGCTGAAAAATCACATCAAACACCTAAATACAAACGGCACTGTTTAAATTTAGATAAAAAAACAATTGAAAGTAACTTATTACAAAATAAAGAATACACAATTCGTTTAAAAATTAATGAAAATATGGAATATAGCTGGGATGATTTAATTCGGGGTAAAATTAGTATTCCAGGTAGTGCTTTAACTGATCCTGTCATTTTAAAATCAAATAAGATTGCAATGTATAATTTTGCAGTTGTAATTGACGATTATGAAATGCAAATTTCACATGTCATTCGTGGAGAAGAGCATATTTCTAATACACCTTATCAATTAGCGATTGCTCAGGCCTTAAATTATGATATAACAAAAATTAAATATGGTCATTTGTCAATTATTGTTGATGAGACAGGAAAAAAATTATCAAAGCGAAATTTATCTTTAAAACAGTTTGTGTCTGATTATGAAAAAGATGGTTATTGGCCACATGCTATTACAAACTTTGTTGCATTATTAGGTTGAAGCCCAAAAAATAACGATGAAATAATGAGTTTAGAAACGATGATTAAAAATTTTGATATCAATAATTTATCAAAATCCCCCGCCTTTTTTGATATCAATAAAATGAATTGGTTTTCAACACAATATTTTAATAATATTACCCAAGAAGAATTTATCAATTTTATAAAGAAACATTCATTAACTAAAGAATTAGTTTTGAATGATTATACTTTTATTAATAAATGTCTATTATTTAAATCTCATATTATTAATTTAAAACAACTAATTGATTTAGTAATTGAACAATTTAATTGTGATAAAAAAGTATTAGCATCAGATGTAGATTATATTAAAAAAAACCAATTAATAACTGTTGTTCGTGTTTTTTATGAACAATTAATAATTAATGATGAATTTAATGAAGAATTTATAAAAGAAATAATTAAAAAAGTTCAAATAATAACTAATAACAAAGGTGCTAATTTATACATGCCAATTCGTATTGCAACTACATTTAGTTCGCATGGTCCAGAATTAGCTAAAACAATTTGTTATTTAGGACGCGAAAAAGTATTAAAAAATTTAATAAATATTTTAAAAATTTTGGATTAA
- the fba gene encoding class II fructose-1,6-bisphosphate aldolase yields the protein MSPLVNAKKMIQNAYENHYAVAAININNLEWIKAALLAAQETNSPLLLATSEGAVKYMGGYDNCYAMVVNLIKQMNIKTPVCLHLDHGTYEGCIKAINAGYSSIMYDGSKLSIEENIKNTKELLTITKLKGVSVEVEVGSIGGTEDGITSEGELANIDDCYQMCLLDIDMLACGIGNIHGIYPKNWKGLNFNLLKEINNKVNKPIVLHGGSGISDEQILKAINLGVAKININTECQIAFSNALQDHLTKAGDLILSKQYDPRKILAYGVDAIKNTIIDKFTKFNSLNKIK from the coding sequence ATGTCACCATTAGTTAATGCCAAAAAAATGATTCAAAATGCTTATGAAAATCATTATGCAGTGGCTGCAATTAATATCAATAATTTAGAATGAATTAAAGCAGCATTATTAGCAGCTCAAGAAACAAACTCTCCTCTTTTATTAGCGACATCTGAAGGTGCCGTAAAATATATGGGTGGTTATGATAATTGTTATGCAATGGTTGTTAATTTAATAAAACAAATGAATATTAAAACTCCTGTTTGTTTGCATTTAGATCATGGTACATATGAAGGATGTATAAAAGCTATTAATGCTGGTTATTCCTCAATTATGTATGATGGATCAAAACTTTCGATCGAAGAAAACATTAAAAACACTAAAGAACTTTTGACAATAACTAAATTAAAAGGTGTATCAGTAGAAGTTGAAGTTGGTTCAATTGGTGGGACAGAAGATGGGATTACTTCAGAAGGTGAATTAGCTAATATCGACGATTGTTATCAAATGTGTTTATTAGATATTGATATGTTAGCGTGTGGTATTGGAAATATTCACGGAATATATCCTAAAAATTGAAAAGGTTTAAATTTTAATTTATTAAAAGAAATTAACAATAAAGTGAATAAACCAATTGTTTTACACGGAGGTTCTGGTATTAGTGATGAACAAATTTTAAAAGCAATTAATTTGGGTGTAGCAAAAATTAATATTAATACAGAATGTCAAATTGCATTTTCAAATGCATTACAAGATCACTTAACAAAAGCAGGTGATTTAATTCTTTCTAAACAGTATGATCCACGAAAAATTTTGGCTTATGGTGTGGACGCAATTAAAAATACAATCATTGATAAATTCACTAAGTTTAATAGTTTAAATAAAATAAAATAA